The Halobaculum magnesiiphilum genome contains the following window.
GTCGAGCGGGTCGGTCCTCGGCGGGTCGACGGGGTCGGCCATGACGACGCTGGGGGTCGCGGCTGCAAACGTCTCACGGCCGCGACTACAACCGGCCGCATCACGTCACCCGCGCCGACAGCCGGCCGCACCGCCCGGGAACGAACGACTCTTGGTGGGTGCGTCGTAGGCACGTGTATGGACAGACGTGGACACGCGACGCCGTTCGCCCCGCACGGACGTGCCGAGGTGGTCCCCCGATGAGCGGACGCAGCGCGGGAGCGAGCGGCTCGCCGTTCGCCCCCCACACCGCCGACGAGACGGCGGCGATGCTCGACGCGCTCGGCGTCGACGAGGAGGCCGACCTGTTCGACATCCCCGACGAGGTCGCCTTCGACGGCGAGTTCGGCATCCCACAGCGCGGCGAGCGGGCGGTCGTCGGCGACCTCCGGGAGACGTTCGCGCGCAACGACGACCTCACCGAGTTCCTCGGTCGCGGGCACTACTCCCACTACGTCCCCGCGGTCGTCGACGACCTCTCCTCGCGCTCGGAGTTCCTCACGAGCTACACGCAGTACCAGCCGGAGATCACCCAGGGGTTCCTCCAGGCGCTGTTCGAGTACCAGTCGATCCTCGTCGAGCTGACGGGGCTGCCGGTCGCCAACTGCTCGATGTACGACGCCGCGACGGCGCTCGCGGAGGCGGCGCTGTTGTCCGACCGGGTTCGCTCGACCTCCGGTTCGACCGTGCTCGTCCCCGGGGACCTGCGCGACGGCAAGCGCGCCACGTTGGACAACTACGTCGACGGCTCGGACCTCTCGGTCGAGACGTACCCCTACGACGACAACACGGCCGACCTCGACGCGCTCGCGGAGCTGGTCGGCGAGGACACCGCGTTCGTCTACGCGGAGACGCCGACCGTAACGGGCGCCATCGAGCCCGACCTGGCGGCCGTCGGCGACCTCGCCGACGAGCACGACGCGCTCTTTTGCGTCGGCTCGGACCCGGTCGCGCTGTCGCTGCTGGAGGAACCGGCATCCGTCGGCGCCGACGTGGTCGTCGGCGAGGCGGGCGTGCTCGGCCTGCCCGCGAGCTACGGGATGGGCCTCGGGCTGTTCGCCTGTCGCGAGGAGTACCTGCGGCAGGTGCCCGGCCGGCTCGTCGGCGAGAGCGAGGACGCCGACGACCGCCGGGCGTTCACGCTGACGCTGCAGACCAGAGAACAGCACATCCGCAAGGAGCGGGCCACCTCGAACATCTGCACGAACCAGGCGTGGGTGGCGCTGCGGGCGGCGATGCACGCGGCGTACCTCGGCCCAGACGGACTTGTCGATCTGGCCGAGGACTGCGTCCGCGACGCCGCCTCGGTTGCGGCCTCGCTCGACGCGCTCGACGGCGTCGAGGCGCCGCTCGACGACCGCCATCACTTCCGTGAGTTCACGGTCGGCGTGGACGACGCGCCCGGCGTCGCTGCTGGGCTCGAAGAACACGGCTTCGCCGTCCACACACTCGACGACGAGACGCTGCAGGTGTGCGTGACCGACCTGAACGTCGACGCGGCCGACGACCTGGTCGCCGCGTTCGCGGAGGTGACAGCATGAACTATGACCAGGCCCGCTACGGCGACGACGACCGCAACGAGCCGCTGTTGTCGGAGAAGGACTCGACCGAGGTCGACCCCGGCGAGGGCTCCGCGCTCCCGGACGAGCTGACGCGCGACTCGCTGGAGCTGCCCGGGCTGTCGGAGCCGGAGCTGGCGCGCCACTACACCCGCCTGTCGCAGATGAACTGGAGCGTCGAGGCGGGGCCGTACCCGCTGGGCTCGTGTACGATGAAGTACAACCCCTCGTTCGCCGACGACGTTGCGGCCGACCCGAACGCGGCAGTCCACCCGGACCGCGACCCCGAGACGGTGCAGGGGAATCTCGAACTCCTCTACGGGCTCCAGGAGTACCTCGCGACCATCGGCGGGATGGACGCGGTGACGCTCCAGCCGCCCGCGGGCGCCGCCGGCGAGTTCACCGGCATCGCCGTCGCGAAGGCGTACCACGAGCGCAACGGCAACGACCGCAGCGAGGTGATCGTCCCGGCCTCGGCCCACGGCACCAACTTCGCCACCGCGGCGATGGCCGGCTACGACGTGGTCGAACTCCCCTCCGGCGAGGACGGCCGCGTCGACGTGGAGGCGCTGGAGGCGGCCGTGAGCGACGACACCGCCGCGCTGATGCTCACCAACCCCAACACGGTGGGGCTGTTCGAGCGCGACATCGTCGAGATAGCCGAGATCGTCCACGACGCGGGCGGGCTGCTCTACTACGACGGCGCGAACCTCAACGCGCTGCTCGGGCGCGCCCGTCCCGGCGACATGGGCTTCGACATCATGCACTACAACGTCCACAAGACGTTCGCCACGCCCCACGGCGGCGGCGGTCCCGGCGCCGGGCCGGTCGGCGTCGTCGATGAACTGGCGGAGTTCCTGCCGCGGCCCAGAGTTCGGAAAGCCGGCGAGGCGGGACGGATCGGCGCCGCCGACGGATCCGATACCGCCACCGCCGCCGACGGCGGCGCGCTGGCGGGTCACGACCACGACCACGGCAACGCGGACGACAACGAAGAGGGGGACTCGTACGAGCTGTTCGACCCCGAGCACTCCATCGGCAAGGTACACGGCTTCTCGGGCAACTGGCTCGTGTTGATCCGGGCGTACGCGTACATCCGCCGGCTCGGCGACGAGGGACTGCTCGACGCCTCCGCGAAGGCGGTACTCAACGCCAACTACCTCGCGGACCTGCTCGACCTGGAGGTGCCGTACGGGCCGTTCCACCACGAGTTCGCCGCCACCGCGGGCGAGCGCGACGCCGCCGACGTGGCGAAGGGGATGCTCGATTACGGCGTCCACCCGCCGACGACGAAGTGGCCCGAGATGGTGCCCGAGGCGATGCTGACGGAACCGACCGAGGTCGAGAACAAGCGCTCGCTGGAGGACCTGGCGAACGCCTTCAACGAGGCGTTCGCCGACACCGACGAGGAGCTGCACGCGGCGCCGACGAAGACGGCGTCGCGTCGCGTCGACCAGACCTCAGCGGCGCGGAACCCGCGGCTCTCTTGGCACGCACTGGACGAGTCGCGCAACGCCTCGGAGAACGCGAACGGGGAGTGACACGACCCGCGGTGAGGGCGAGGACGGGTACCGACCTCGCCGGTCGCTCCCTCGGGTCCCAGGTTCGGACGTGCCGCTCGACGTGATGAGCCGTCCACGACCGCCGGCCGCGACGCTCGCAAGCGAAGCGGTGTGTCGCGTCAAAATCGAAGTAACCGGTCGTCGTCGCCGCCGCGGCGACGCGAAATCGGCTTAGTTGCGGACGACGTTCGTCGCGCGCGGGCCCTTCGGGGCCTGTTCGATGTCGAATTCGATCTCCTCACCCTCCGTCAGATCCGGACCGCCAACGTCCTCCATGTGGAAGAACACGTCGTCGTCCTCGTCCTCGGTAGAAATGAAACCGTAGCCGCCAGTGTCGTTGAAGAAGTCAACCTTTCCGTTTGCCATTGCAAACAAGTGTACAGTCTCTCGCGGGATAACCCTTCCGAGGGTCGTGGTATCACGAGGGTTCGACCCGATCCGATCACGCCGTCCGCGGCCGTCGCCTCAGCGAACGACCGTCACCGGAACCGACGACCGCCGCGTCACCTTCTCGGCGACGCTGCCCATGAGCACGCGGGTGAGCCCCCTGCGCCCGTGGCTCCCCATCACCACCTGATCGATGTCGTCGCCCTCGTCGTCGAGGTACTCGAGGATGGACTGGGCGGGTCCGCCGACCAGCCGGACGGTCTCCACGTCGACGCCGCGGTCGCGGGCGCGCTCGGCGGCCGATTCGAGCAGTTCGTCGCTCGCCTCCTTCGCCGACTCCTCAAGCTCCTTCGAGTAGTACGGGTCCATGCCCTCGCCGTCGCCGGCGGACACCCACCGTGTGGGGTCGACGACGTTGACGAGCACGAGCGTCTCGTCCCCGTGGACCGCCAGCGCGTGGTCCAGCGCCTTCGTGGACTGATCGGACTGATCGAGCGCGACGAGAACGCGTCGTGACATATTCGCGACGACGCGGGGGAGGGACTCGGGCGTTTCGGTCGCGACGGCGTCGATGGCCGTCTTCGGGGGTCGCCCGGCGCTCACACCGCGCCGACGAGGACGGCCGCGAGCCCGACCGCGCCGCCCGCGATGAGGGTGTTGCCGGCGACGAAGGCGACGGCGCGACCGCGGTCGCCGCGGTCCCACAACTGCACCGTCGCCACCGAGAACGACGAGAAGGTGGTGAAGGCGCCGCAGGCGCCCGTCCCGACCAGCAGGAGCGCGTCGCCGCCGACGGGGTGGAAGACGAGCAGTCCGAGCAGGAAGCTCCCGAGGACGTTCACCGTCAGCGTCCCCAGCGGGAACGACTCGCGGTCGACCGCCGAGCCCAGCAGGTACCGGGCGACGGCGCCGACGGCGCCGCCGACGGCGACGAGCGCGGGGTCGGGAACCGCCGAGAGCCCGGCCGTCTGGAGGGCAACCCCGAGCGCGGTCGACTGGAGGACGCCCCCCAGCGCGGTCGTGTCGAAGGCGGCCCCGAGCGCGGCGGCGGTCGCGGAGCTCATACCCGCACCTCCCGGTCGGCGCGCGGGTCGACCCTGGCTGCGAGGTCGCGGCCGACGAGCGCGGCCGCGATCCCCAGTCCGTAGCTGGCGAGGAGGTACGCGACGCCGACGACCGGCTCCGCCCGCGCCGTCTCGACCATGAAGGTACTGTAGGTGGTATACGACGAGAGCACCCCCGTTGCCAGCAGCGTCCGCGTCCGGTCGCCCATCCGGTCGGTGCGAAGCGCCTCGTACAGGAGAACGCCCAGCAGCAGGCTCCCCGAGACGTTCGCCGCGAGCGTTCCCCACAGCCCCGGGAGGGCCCCGCCGACGGCGCGGCGGGCCGACGCGCCCGCAGCGCCGCCGACCGCGACGAGCGCGAGCGTGAGCACCCGAGGGTCCCGCGACATACGCGTCGCCTCTCGCGTGGGTCGTATCGGGTTATCGGTTCGCCGCCCGCAACCTGTGGCAACTAATACCAAATAAGGGCTTCTCAGGGGTAAAAACCCGTTATAGAATATTATCATTATAGTTCGTTACATTTATTGTGTCCTCCCGACTCGACGCAGGTGAGGCGACACAGCATGGGTGTACATCACCGCAAATCCGCAGCAGGACACGCACAGGCCGTTACGACCGACCGCGACCCGCCGACGCCACCCACACCACCCGAACGACCCACACCATGACGTTCAACCCGAACCCGAAGACCGACCTCGACGAGATCGACGACCGCGAACTGAGCCTGTTCTCCACGGAGGGCGACGACCGATGAGCCGTCGCGCCACCCGCCCCGCCGGCGGCACCCGGCCGTCCCGGGAAACCGACGCGCCGCTGGTTCCCGACCTGGGGACGCGAACGGGCCGCACCGACACGACGACCGACACCGCAGACATCGCCGACACCGCAGACAGCCGCAGCGACCGCGCCGAGCGCCGCCGTCGCCGCGACCCGTTCGAGATCGCGCTCATGGAGGACTCAGAATAATGCACCCCTCAGAACTCGACCAGGACGTCTTCACGAAGGACATCGACAACCCCCAGGGCGCGAAGCTGCGCCGGATGCTCGACGAGCAGGACTACGTCTTCGCCCCCGGGATGTACCACGCGCTCGACGCCCGGCTGGCGGAGATGGCCGGCCTCGACGCCGCGTACATGTCGGGCTACTCCACCGTCCTGGGGCAGTTCGGCTTCCCGGACCTGGAGATGGTGACGATGACCGAGATGGTCGAGAACGCCAAACGCATGGTCGAGGCGACGAACCTCCCGGTCATCGCCGACTGCGACACCGGCTACGGCGGCACCCACAACGTCCGCCGCGCCGTCCGCGAGTACGAGAAGGCCGGCGTCGCGGCCGTCCACATCGAGGACCAGACGACGCCCAAGCGCTGCGGCCACATCGCGGGCAAGCAGATCGTCTCCCGCGAGCAGGCGCGCTCGCGCTTCGAGGCGGCCGTCGACGCCAAGCAAAGCGAGGACACGGTCGTCATCGCCCGCACCGACGCCTACGGCTCGGCCAACGGCGACTGGGAGGAGCACCTCGAACGCGGGCGCATCTACGCCGACGCCGGCGTCGACCTCGTCTGGCCCGAGATGCCCGACCCCTCGCGCGAGGACGCCGTCGAGTACGCCGAGACGATCCACGAGACGCACCCCGACCTGGATCTCGCGTTCAACTACTCGTCCTCGTTCGAGTGGGGCGCCGAGGAGGACCCGCTCACGTTCGAGGAACTGGGCGATCTGGGCTACACCTACCAGTTCATCACCCTCTACGCGCTGCACTCGGGCGCCCACGCCGTCTACGAGGACATGCAGAACATCGCCGAGAACGGCGCCGAGGCGCAGTGGGACCTGGAGGAGCGCTACATCGGCCACGAGACCGAGAGCCACCACGCGCTCTCGTTCGTCGACCGCTACCAGGACATCGAGACGCAGTTCGACCCCGAGGCCGAGGAGCGCATCGAGGAGTCCGCCGGCTTCGCTGAGGACCGCTCGGAGCCGATCACCTCGAACGACGACGACTGACCGCGGCGCGCCGTCCGTTCCCCACCCTCACCGTCTTTTTCGGTCCGTTTCGTCCCCGCTGCGGCTCCCACCACCGCCGGAACTACGTGCACCCGCCCTCAGACCCGACCGATGACCGACAGCGACGCACCGGGGCGCCGACACGACGACGGGGGTGTTCCGGACGATGACGGGGATGCCCCGAACGAACCCGATCCTACCGGGGCGACTGAACCGACCGTCGAGGACCTGATCGAGGACCTGGAGACGTTGGAGGGGGTCGTCGACGACACGGACGAGCGCCGGAAAGTGCGCGAGGCGATGCGGACGGCACGGACCCTGTCGCCCCCGAGGTCCTCGGTGTTCGGGAAGGTCGTCCGCGGGTTCGACCGCGGCGACATCGCGGAGGCGTTCCTCGGGAGCGTGCTGTTCGGGGTCCCGATGCTCGTCGAGGGCGGGACGACGGAGGTCGGGGCGTACCTGGCCGCCAACCCGGCGTATCTCGTCGGAACCGCTGTGGTGACGGTCCTGTTGGTCGTCGGTATCATCTACGTCGCGGACTTCCAGGACGTGCGCGTCCACCGGCCGATCCTCGGCGTCGTCCCCCGGCGGCTGGTCGGCGTCCTCGGCGTCGCCGCGCTCACGGCGGTCCTCGGCCTGACCGCGTGGGGGCGGGTCGACTGGGCCGACCCCGCGGTCACGCTCGGGAGCGTCCTCGTCGCCGCGGTTCCGATGGCGGTGGGTGCGGCGCTGGGGGACCTGTTGCCGGGATAGTCGCGGGGCGTGGGACCCGCCGCGTCCGTCGCGACGCGGGTCGGGAGAAAGCCGCGCCGGTCCGTTACGCCTCGATCGGGTCGGCGCGGTCGCCGTTGATCCGCGTGAGGCCGTAGTCGCAGTCGTTGCAGCGCCACTTCGTCTTCTCGCCCAGGTGCAGCGTCATCGCGGCGACGCGCCAGAAGTCCTGCGGTTCGCCGCAGTCGGGGCAGTGGAACTCCATCTCGAGGCTCATATCTCCCGATCTGTGTGCGGACACTTTCAAGACACCGGTCCCAGCCGACGCCGCACCCGTGGTCGCGGAACGATAGCCCGAAATCCCCGGCCGCCGACCACCGCGTATGACCTTCGAGACGACGGTTCCGGTCCGCTACCGCGACCTCGATCCGATGGGCCACGTGAACAACGCCGTCTACGCGACCTACTTCGAGGCGGTGCGCACCGCCTTCTTCCGCGAGGTGGTCGGCATCGAGCTCGCCGACTCGCAGGCGGCGCTGGCGTCGCTCTCGATCGACTTTCGCGCCCCCATCGAGGGGACCGGGACGGTCCGTGCGGTCCTCGACGTGACCGACGTGGGGACGACCAGCCTCACGTTCGGGTACGAACTGCACTACGAGGACCGTCTCGTCGCCGAGGGCCAGACCGTCCAGGTCGCGGTCGGCGAGGACGGCCCCGAGCCGCTTCCGGAGTCGGTTCGCGAGGCCGGCGAGCGGCACCTCGTCGAGTAAGCGGCGCCCCCGAGATCCGGCGTCGATCAGGCTATGAACCCCGCCCGACCGGTGAACGCGAGATACAGCGAGAACGCCGTGATGAGGACCGCGAGGGCCATCTCGGCGTACAACACGATCCGCCCCCACCGGTACCAGTCGTCGGCCTCCGGGGCGGAGTCGCCGTCCCGTTCGGGCCCCGAATCGGCGTCCAGTTCGGGCCCCGAATCGGCGTCGACCATCAGTCGTCACCTCCCGCGGCTGCGACGCCGTCGCCGTCACGGTCGCCGAGCCAGCGCCGTGCCGAGCCGATCCCGTGATCGCGCGGGTCGTCGTCGTGGCGCATCGCCCACACGTAGAAGGCCATGATCGGGACGAAGAAGACCACCGCCACGACGGCGTAGCCCGCGTGGATGTTCGGGACGTAGCCGTACACGAGCGGGTAGACGATCCCGCCGCTCGTGGAGACCCCGCCGACGAACCCCGAGGCGGTGCCCGGGCGGTCCTCGAAGAGCACGGGCACGATGGCGAACACACCGCCGGTGCCGAAGCTGACGGTCACGCCGAAGACGGCGAGCACGACCACCGAGACGGGCAGCAGGCCCGCCAGCCCGGCGGCCGTCAGCGCCAGCATCGCGACCGTGATACAGATCAGCGCCGTCATCAGCCAGTGGACCCGCGGCGAGTACTCCTGGCTCGTCGAGAGAACTGGGTACGGCGTCCACCCCTTGCGCTGCCACAGGTCGGACATGTACCCCGAGAACGGCCGAAACAGCGAGGCGTTGAACGACTGAACCGCCGCGAACGTCCCCGCGGCCGTCTGGACGGCCGCGACGCCCTCGAAGCCCAGATCCGAGATGGGGCCGGCGAACCCGTCGGCGTAGTAGGTGGGGAGCCACGAGTTCATCGCGATCTCCAGCCCGAACGACATCGCGTACGCCAGCATCAGCCCGACGGCGGCGTAGCGCGTCCAGACGTACAGCGTGTCCCCGAGCGACGTGTTCTCCCTGGCCGTCTCGGCGGTCGCACGGTCGCGGGCGGCCCGCCCGCGCCACTTGTAGACCACGGCGATCCCGATCGCGACGAGCCCCAGATGGAGGAACGCCTCCGAGAAGTTCGTCCCGTAGATACGCGGGAGCAGCAGCGCGCCGACGCCTGCGCCGACGTTGCCCGTCCCGGCGTACAGCCCCTCGGCGGTGCCGATCTCGTGTTCGTCGAACCACTGGGCGACGTGCTGGATGCCGACGACGAAGGTCGCGCCCGCGCTGGCGACGACCATCCGCTCGACGAACAGCACCTCGAACGCCGAGAGGAACGCCACCTCCGAGGCGTACGCCGACAGCACCGAGACGCCGCCCGTCGCCGCCAGCACGAACGCGAAGACGTTGTGCGCGCCGAAGCGGTCGGCGGCCCAGCCGGCGAGCACGCGCCCCGGCGGCGACAGCCAGATCGCCGAACTCGCCAGCAGCGCCAGCTGTCCCGTCGTCAGCCCGTAGAACTGCCCGATGCTGGGCGAGAACGCGGCCGTCGAGAACCACATGAGGAACGCCCAGAAGAACGCGACCGTCGCCAGGATCAGCTGCTCGATCTTGTTAGTCATCGCCGATCACCTCCGGGTCGGCCGCGGCGGCGTCGCGCGCGGCGGCGTCGGTCGACTCGCCCGTCCCGGACGCCGCCGGCGCCAGCCGAACCGCGCACTGTTTCAGGTTCGGCTCGTCGGACTTCGGGTCCGTCTCCGGCAGCGTCAGCTCGTTCGTGCGCGGGTGGTGGATCGGCAGCCAGACCAGCCCGCGCGGGACCGCCGGGTCGGCCTCCGGCCGCACCGGCACCGCCCCGCGGCGCGAGGCGACCGTCGCGGTCGCGTCGCCCTCGGCGGTATCGTCGCCGTCGGCGGTCGCATCGCTGTCGACGGTCGCGTCCCCGTCCAGCCCCGCCTCCGCGAGGGTGTCGGGATGGGCCCGCGCGAGCGGCGCGGGGTCGGTCACGTCCCCGCGCGAGCGGACGCCGGTGTTGTAGCCGTCGGCCTCGCGGGCGGTGGTCAGCGTGAGCGGGTAGTCATCGTCGACCGGCTCCGCCAGCGCGCCGTCGACGGCCGAGGAGAAGCGCGCGCGACCCGAGGGCGTCTCGAACGCCCAGCCGGCGTCGTCGCTTCCGGCGTCCTCGCCCCTGCCTTCGTCGCCGTCACCGTCCCCGTTTCCGTCGCCGTCGCGGTAGCGGTAGCCGCCCTCCGAGCGCGCGTCGGGTGCGGGCCACCGCACCGCGCCGGCGTCGTCGAGGCGGTCGTAGGAGATACCCGAGCAGTCGGCCGGGGTGCCCGCCGTCAGCGCGGCGAACTCATCGAAGACCGCCTCGGGTTCGGTCGCGGGGAACAGCCCCGGGGCGAGGCGCTCCCCGAGCGTCGTGATCGTGTCGAGGTCGGTGCGCACGTCCGGCGGGAGGGCGGTCGCGGGCCGCACCCGCGACACCCGCCGCTCCATGTTCGTCGTCGTCCCCGAGGACTCCCCCCACGTCGCCGCCGGCAATACCACGTCCGCGAGGGCGGTCGTCTCGGTGTGGAAGGCGTCCTGCACGACGAGGAAGGCGTCAGAGAGCCGCTCGCGCACCGCGCCCGCGTCGGGCATCCCCGCGACCGGGTTCGTCGCGACCGCGTACACCGCCTCGACGGGGCCGTCCTCGATGGCCTCGACGGTCCCGACCGGGCCGGGCCCGGGGTCGTCGGGGAGGCGGTCGACGGGTACGTCCCACGCCTCGGCCAGCAGGCGGCGCTCGGCCGGGTCGTCGAACGGGCGCTGGCCGGGCCAGGAGCCCTTCGAGGAACAGATCCGCGTCCCCATCGAGTTCGCCTGTCCCGTCAGCGAGAACGGACCCGTTCCCGGGCCGAGGTTCCCCGTCGCGAGACAGAGATCGATCAGTGCGGCGGCGGTGTCGGTGCCCTGCACGCTCTGGTTCACGCCCATCCCCCAGTAGATCAGGGTGGGGTCCGTGAGGGCGGCGGCGAGGTCGTCCACGACCGCGGGGTCGAGGCCGGCAGTCGCGGCCGCCGACTCGACCGACGGGAGCGACTCCCGTAGGGACTCGAAGCCGGTCGTCGCCCCGGCGACGAACTCCTCGTCCACCTCGTCGCGCTCGACGACCCGGGCGAGCACGGCCCGCGCGAGCGCGAGGTCCGTCCCGGGATCGGAGGCGACGTGCGCGTCGGCGACGCCCGCGGTCTTCGTTTCCACCGGGTCGACGACGATCAGCCGGGCGTCGTCCTCGCGGGCGCGCTGTTCGATCCACCGGAACATGACCGGATGGGCGACCGCGGGGTTGGCGCCCCAGACGACGTGAGTGACCGCGTCGTCGATGTCGTCGTAGGTGCATGGCGGCGCGTCGCTGCCGAAGGCGTCGTAGTATGCCGTCACCGCGCTCGCCATGCACAGCGTCGTGTTGGCGTCGTAGTAGCGCGTGCCGAGGCCGCCGCGCGCGAGCTTCCCGAGCGCGTACGCCGCCTCGTTCGTCTGCTGGCCGCTGCCGAGCACGGCGACGCCGTCGGGGCCGCCGCCGCTGGCCGCACGCAGCCCCGCGACCGCGCGGTCGAGCGCCACGTCCCACGTCGTCGGGTGCAGGTCGCCGTCCTCGCGCACGAGCGGCCGGGTGAGCCACTCGCCGTCGGGGTCTGCCGACTCGCTGATCCCGCGCTGGCACGCGAGGCCGCGGTTCACGGGGTGGGACACGTCGCCGCGGACGGAGTCGACGCCGTAGCCCGCGTCGACCCCGATCTGGAGGTGGCCGCAGCCGACCGCACACCGCATGCAGGTCGTGGGGACGGGATCGGTCACGCCTCCTCCTCCGTCGATGGCGCCGTCGTCGTCGGCCCGGTCGCATCCGCGGGGGTCGTCCCCGTGTCACCGCCGCCGAACAGTTCCGGCGCGGCGTCGGCGGGCGCGTTCGTGGGCGCCCTGCCGTCGCTGTCGGCCCCGCGGGCGTCGGCCGCCGGGGCGTCGTCCTCAGTCATCGCTCGGGAGGGGGTCGCCGCTGGCGTCCGTCGGGGCGGGGCTCTCGCCGTCGGCGAAGGGGTACCAGGACTGCTTCGCGTCGGCGAGGCAGGGGTCCTCGTAGTCGGTCTCCTCCGGCTCGGCGAGTTCGACGAGCGTCTCGTGGCCGGTGGCGTCGACCCACTCGCGGAACGACTGCCCCTCGGTGCGCAGCGCGGCGAACGCCTCCACGAGGTTCCGGATCAGCCCCGGCACCTCGTCGGCGGGGACGCGCTGGCGCGTCCACTCGATGAACGACGGCTCCGGCCCGAGGCCGCCGCCGACGCCCACGTCCATCGCCTCGACCATCTCGCCGTCCTTGCGGGCGCGCATCCCCTGCAGGCCGATGTCGGCGGTCATCGCCTGCCCGCAGTCGGCGGTACACCCCGAGAAGTGGACCTTCAGTTGTGTCACGTCCTGGGGTACCTCCACGTTGCGCCGGAGCCACCGGAGCATCACGGCCATCCGCGCCTTCGTCTCGGTGAGCGCGAGCGAGCAGAACTCCGTCCCCGTGCAGGCGACGGCGCCGCGGTCGAACAGCGTCGGCTCGGGTGTGTGCGTCTCCAACAGCGGCTCGTCGAGCAGGTCGTCGAGCGCGTCGTCGGGCACGTCCACGATCAGGGGGTTCTGCCGGCGGGTGAGCCGCACCTCGCCCGAGCCGTACTCGTCGGCCAGATCGGCGAGTTCGATGGCCTCCTCGGCGCCCATGCGGCCGACGGGGACCGACAGGCCGACGTAGTTGCCTCCGTCCGCCTGCCCGTGGACGCCGACGTGGTCGTGTTTGCCGCGCGCGGGCGACCGCCCCGCGTTGTAGGTGTACTCGTCGCGGAGGTTCGTCCCCGCGTGTGACAATTCGACGTCGACGCGCTCGGCGAGCGCCTCGCGGATCGCGTCGGTGCCGTGCTCGTCCACGAAGAAGCGGCCGCGGTTCTTGTTGCGGTTCTCGCGGTTCCCCTCCTCGTGGTAGTACTCGACGAACGTCCGGACGACCTCGTAGGCGTGCTCGGGCCGGACGAACACGTCGAGCGATCGGGCGCGACGCGGCTCGCGCCCGCCGAGCCCGCCGCCCGCGCGGACGTTGAAGCCGCGGATCTCCTCCCCGTCGATCAGCTTCCGCGCGGGCTCCAGCGCCACGTCGTTGATCGCGTCCTGCGCACAGCCCTCGCGACAGCCCGTCACCGAGATGTTGAACTTCCGGGGCATGTTCGCGAGCGCGTCGTCGTCGCGCAGGTCCGTCTGGATGCGGTCGAGCAGCGGCCGCGTCTCGACGTACTCGCCGGCGTCCTTCCCGGCGACCGGACAGCCGGTGACGTTGCGCATGGTGTCGCCGCCGGCCGAGCGCGAGGAGACGCCGACTGCCTCCAGCTTCTCCCAGATCTCCGGGATGTCCTCCAGCTTCAGCCAGTGCAACTGGATCGACTG
Protein-coding sequences here:
- the gcvPA gene encoding aminomethyl-transferring glycine dehydrogenase subunit GcvPA, with protein sequence MSGRSAGASGSPFAPHTADETAAMLDALGVDEEADLFDIPDEVAFDGEFGIPQRGERAVVGDLRETFARNDDLTEFLGRGHYSHYVPAVVDDLSSRSEFLTSYTQYQPEITQGFLQALFEYQSILVELTGLPVANCSMYDAATALAEAALLSDRVRSTSGSTVLVPGDLRDGKRATLDNYVDGSDLSVETYPYDDNTADLDALAELVGEDTAFVYAETPTVTGAIEPDLAAVGDLADEHDALFCVGSDPVALSLLEEPASVGADVVVGEAGVLGLPASYGMGLGLFACREEYLRQVPGRLVGESEDADDRRAFTLTLQTREQHIRKERATSNICTNQAWVALRAAMHAAYLGPDGLVDLAEDCVRDAASVAASLDALDGVEAPLDDRHHFREFTVGVDDAPGVAAGLEEHGFAVHTLDDETLQVCVTDLNVDAADDLVAAFAEVTA
- the gcvPB gene encoding aminomethyl-transferring glycine dehydrogenase subunit GcvPB codes for the protein MNYDQARYGDDDRNEPLLSEKDSTEVDPGEGSALPDELTRDSLELPGLSEPELARHYTRLSQMNWSVEAGPYPLGSCTMKYNPSFADDVAADPNAAVHPDRDPETVQGNLELLYGLQEYLATIGGMDAVTLQPPAGAAGEFTGIAVAKAYHERNGNDRSEVIVPASAHGTNFATAAMAGYDVVELPSGEDGRVDVEALEAAVSDDTAALMLTNPNTVGLFERDIVEIAEIVHDAGGLLYYDGANLNALLGRARPGDMGFDIMHYNVHKTFATPHGGGGPGAGPVGVVDELAEFLPRPRVRKAGEAGRIGAADGSDTATAADGGALAGHDHDHGNADDNEEGDSYELFDPEHSIGKVHGFSGNWLVLIRAYAYIRRLGDEGLLDASAKAVLNANYLADLLDLEVPYGPFHHEFAATAGERDAADVAKGMLDYGVHPPTTKWPEMVPEAMLTEPTEVENKRSLEDLANAFNEAFADTDEELHAAPTKTASRRVDQTSAARNPRLSWHALDESRNASENANGE
- a CDS encoding cold-shock protein, whose translation is MANGKVDFFNDTGGYGFISTEDEDDDVFFHMEDVGGPDLTEGEEIEFDIEQAPKGPRATNVVRN
- a CDS encoding universal stress protein, which translates into the protein MSRRVLVALDQSDQSTKALDHALAVHGDETLVLVNVVDPTRWVSAGDGEGMDPYYSKELEESAKEASDELLESAAERARDRGVDVETVRLVGGPAQSILEYLDDEGDDIDQVVMGSHGRRGLTRVLMGSVAEKVTRRSSVPVTVVR
- the crcB gene encoding fluoride efflux transporter CrcB, giving the protein MSSATAAALGAAFDTTALGGVLQSTALGVALQTAGLSAVPDPALVAVGGAVGAVARYLLGSAVDRESFPLGTLTVNVLGSFLLGLLVFHPVGGDALLLVGTGACGAFTTFSSFSVATVQLWDRGDRGRAVAFVAGNTLIAGGAVGLAAVLVGAV
- a CDS encoding fluoride efflux transporter FluC, with product MSRDPRVLTLALVAVGGAAGASARRAVGGALPGLWGTLAANVSGSLLLGVLLYEALRTDRMGDRTRTLLATGVLSSYTTYSTFMVETARAEPVVGVAYLLASYGLGIAAALVGRDLAARVDPRADREVRV
- the aceA gene encoding isocitrate lyase encodes the protein MHPSELDQDVFTKDIDNPQGAKLRRMLDEQDYVFAPGMYHALDARLAEMAGLDAAYMSGYSTVLGQFGFPDLEMVTMTEMVENAKRMVEATNLPVIADCDTGYGGTHNVRRAVREYEKAGVAAVHIEDQTTPKRCGHIAGKQIVSREQARSRFEAAVDAKQSEDTVVIARTDAYGSANGDWEEHLERGRIYADAGVDLVWPEMPDPSREDAVEYAETIHETHPDLDLAFNYSSSFEWGAEEDPLTFEELGDLGYTYQFITLYALHSGAHAVYEDMQNIAENGAEAQWDLEERYIGHETESHHALSFVDRYQDIETQFDPEAEERIEESAGFAEDRSEPITSNDDD
- a CDS encoding DUF2391 family protein, with the translated sequence MTDSDAPGRRHDDGGVPDDDGDAPNEPDPTGATEPTVEDLIEDLETLEGVVDDTDERRKVREAMRTARTLSPPRSSVFGKVVRGFDRGDIAEAFLGSVLFGVPMLVEGGTTEVGAYLAANPAYLVGTAVVTVLLVVGIIYVADFQDVRVHRPILGVVPRRLVGVLGVAALTAVLGLTAWGRVDWADPAVTLGSVLVAAVPMAVGAALGDLLPG